A genome region from Bradyrhizobium sp. WSM1417 includes the following:
- a CDS encoding N-acetyltransferase, which translates to MVRTVFVAPDVQARGIGKLLMVEIEHTARERNIPSLTLSSSVTAEAFYARLGFNGVRDNYHGDERTIVMERLLKDPT; encoded by the coding sequence GTGGTCCGCACGGTCTTCGTCGCTCCCGATGTTCAGGCCCGGGGCATCGGCAAGCTGCTGATGGTCGAGATCGAGCATACCGCACGCGAGCGCAACATCCCTTCGTTGACCCTCTCTTCGTCAGTCACCGCTGAGGCCTTCTACGCCCGGCTCGGGTTCAACGGCGTGCGCGACAACTATCATGGCGACGAACGCACGATCGTCATGGAGCGATTGCTAAAGGACCCGACCTAG
- a CDS encoding TAXI family TRAP transporter solute-binding subunit gives MSSSDAPMKRSDAARRGRRQTKTLLLILAIGFLVFGAAAGTLYYALRPITLRIAVGPPGSNDHKVIEAMTEAFANESRTVRLSPITTAGAAEALALLGAGKADLAVGRGDLEMPADAQTVVILRKNFVVLWSSSGPAGKGSKRKPAPKIKEVADLAGHKVGVIGATPANAALLRVILSAAGVEPDKVTVAQFGTGQLEELARDPSLDAFMAVGPLDSKITADAIAATARTRGEPKFLAIDASEAIALKHPRYESEEIPPSIFNANPARPDDKVETVSVSHLIVARNALSETTVAAFYRQQFALRQAIARQVPGAAQITKPDTEKEAELPVHRGAAAVIDGTERTFLDRYGDYFWFALLLLSGIGSAGAWLRQYLNRDERDENTGHRNRILALVSKVRTAEFDHELLAMQQEVDSIIEETLGCYDDGAIEEEELAAFGLVLELFDHALSERRAALQTPPSNVLAARR, from the coding sequence ATGTCCTCGTCTGATGCTCCGATGAAACGCAGTGACGCAGCCCGCCGAGGGCGGAGACAGACGAAGACCCTGCTGCTGATTTTAGCCATCGGGTTTCTCGTTTTCGGAGCTGCTGCGGGTACATTGTATTACGCGCTGCGGCCGATAACGCTCCGGATTGCCGTCGGACCGCCGGGAAGCAACGATCACAAAGTGATCGAGGCGATGACCGAGGCCTTTGCCAACGAGAGCAGGACCGTGAGGCTGTCTCCGATCACGACCGCCGGAGCGGCCGAAGCTCTCGCCCTGCTCGGTGCCGGCAAAGCCGATCTTGCGGTGGGTCGCGGCGATCTGGAAATGCCGGCCGACGCGCAAACAGTCGTCATCTTGCGCAAGAACTTCGTCGTGCTGTGGTCTTCTTCGGGACCGGCGGGCAAGGGCTCCAAGCGAAAGCCGGCGCCGAAAATCAAGGAGGTCGCAGATCTCGCTGGGCATAAGGTGGGGGTGATTGGCGCGACCCCAGCGAACGCCGCGTTGCTGAGAGTCATCCTGAGCGCCGCCGGTGTGGAGCCGGACAAGGTCACGGTCGCTCAATTCGGCACGGGCCAGCTTGAGGAGCTGGCGCGTGACCCGAGCCTCGACGCCTTCATGGCGGTCGGTCCGCTCGATAGCAAGATAACCGCCGACGCGATTGCCGCGACCGCCCGGACGCGTGGCGAGCCGAAATTTCTCGCGATCGACGCATCGGAAGCCATCGCCCTGAAGCATCCGCGTTATGAATCGGAGGAAATTCCGCCAAGCATTTTCAATGCGAATCCAGCCCGGCCGGATGACAAGGTGGAGACCGTCAGTGTCAGCCATTTGATCGTAGCGCGGAATGCCTTGTCCGAAACCACAGTGGCGGCGTTTTACCGCCAGCAATTCGCCCTCCGCCAGGCGATTGCCAGGCAGGTACCAGGCGCTGCGCAAATCACCAAGCCGGACACTGAGAAAGAAGCCGAGCTGCCGGTTCACCGGGGAGCGGCGGCCGTGATCGACGGCACTGAGCGCACCTTCCTCGACAGGTACGGCGACTACTTCTGGTTTGCGCTCCTGCTTCTCTCCGGCATTGGCTCGGCGGGCGCCTGGCTGCGTCAATATCTGAATCGGGATGAACGCGACGAGAACACTGGCCATCGCAACAGAATTCTGGCGCTGGTTTCCAAGGTGCGCACTGCAGAGTTCGACCATGAGCTGCTGGCCATGCAGCAGGAGGTTGACAGCATCATAGAGGAAACGCTCGGCTGCTACGATGACGGCGCCATCGAGGAAGAGGAGCTGGCAGCCTTCGGCCTGGTGCTCGAACTGTTCGATCATGCCCTCAGCGAGAGGCGCGCAGCGTTGCAAACCCCTCCTTCGAACGTGCTCGCCGCGCGGCGGTAG
- a CDS encoding amidase family protein, whose amino-acid sequence MSELPGSCLTERTPSAPTMQMLAHAPMSDIIDALAGGRITARALAEFYLARIAAYDRDGPKLNSVRALNPDALAGTLDGTRPSPQRPLAGVPILLKDNIATGDEQPTTAGSLALESARARDDATIVKLLRRAGAVILGKANLMEFANMLAIDMPAGYSSLGGQVKNPYAPALDDRGIPVMSPGGSSSGSAVAVTAGLCAASIGTETSGSLLHPASLNGLVTVKPTVGLISRAGILPIAHSQDTAGPMTRTVRDAAMLLNVLAAKDPLDPATQEQRRPADYTAGLVTDAMKGARIGVPSDPADPLNDCYYGKLPPKSAKLMAEVIKVLEDLGAVIVQASMPTLGWIGGPGTTMAVLNRNPLSTHKGTVARPPVVFLYEMKHGLNLYLREWATNTDIKTMADIVAFNAANADNALRFGQDHFLAADLTRGDLSEPEYKSARAMDLLSARTRGMDAYMNQHELDAVLFPGAYGAIIAAKAGYPSVMVPGGFVSGTNDGKDTPDYPLGVTFAGRAWSEHKLLRLAYAFEQATNARKPPPGLPEL is encoded by the coding sequence ATGTCCGAGCTTCCTGGATCTTGCCTGACTGAACGGACGCCGTCGGCGCCGACCATGCAGATGCTCGCGCACGCGCCGATGAGCGACATCATCGATGCCTTGGCCGGCGGGCGGATCACCGCGAGGGCGCTGGCCGAATTCTATCTCGCGCGCATCGCGGCGTATGACCGCGACGGGCCTAAGCTCAACTCGGTCCGTGCACTCAATCCCGATGCGCTCGCGGGCACGCTCGACGGCACGAGGCCGTCGCCCCAGCGGCCGCTGGCGGGCGTCCCTATCCTACTCAAGGACAATATCGCGACCGGGGACGAACAGCCGACCACGGCGGGCTCGCTGGCGCTGGAGAGTGCGCGCGCCAGGGATGACGCCACCATCGTCAAGCTGCTGCGGCGTGCCGGCGCGGTGATCCTGGGCAAGGCGAACCTGATGGAGTTCGCCAATATGCTCGCGATCGACATGCCCGCGGGCTATTCATCGCTCGGCGGCCAGGTGAAGAACCCCTATGCGCCCGCGCTGGACGATCGTGGGATTCCGGTGATGTCTCCAGGGGGATCGAGCTCGGGTTCGGCGGTCGCCGTGACAGCCGGCCTCTGCGCGGCCTCAATTGGCACGGAGACCTCAGGCTCGCTGCTGCATCCCGCCAGCCTGAACGGCCTCGTCACCGTGAAACCGACCGTCGGGCTGATCAGCCGCGCCGGCATCCTGCCGATTGCGCACAGCCAGGACACCGCCGGTCCGATGACGCGCACGGTGCGCGATGCCGCGATGCTGCTGAATGTGCTGGCTGCCAAGGACCCGCTCGACCCAGCGACGCAAGAGCAACGGCGGCCGGCCGACTACACCGCCGGCCTCGTCACCGACGCGATGAAGGGCGCGCGCATCGGCGTGCCGAGCGACCCCGCCGACCCGCTGAACGATTGCTATTACGGCAAGCTGCCGCCGAAGTCGGCCAAGCTGATGGCCGAGGTGATCAAGGTGCTGGAGGATCTCGGCGCCGTCATCGTGCAGGCCAGCATGCCGACACTTGGCTGGATCGGTGGACCGGGCACGACCATGGCCGTGCTCAACCGCAATCCGCTGAGCACCCACAAAGGCACGGTCGCAAGACCCCCGGTCGTCTTTCTGTACGAGATGAAGCACGGTCTCAATCTCTATCTGCGGGAATGGGCGACCAACACTGACATCAAGACCATGGCCGACATCGTGGCCTTCAACGCAGCGAACGCCGACAATGCGCTCCGTTTCGGACAGGACCACTTCCTCGCCGCTGACCTGACCAGGGGCGATCTGAGCGAGCCCGAGTACAAGTCCGCACGTGCCATGGACCTGCTCTCCGCCAGGACGCGCGGAATGGACGCCTATATGAACCAGCACGAGCTCGACGCGGTGCTGTTCCCCGGCGCCTACGGCGCCATAATCGCCGCCAAGGCGGGCTATCCCAGCGTCATGGTGCCTGGCGGCTTCGTCTCGGGGACGAACGACGGCAAAGACACGCCCGACTATCCGCTCGGCGTCACCTTCGCAGGGCGCGCCTGGAGCGAGCACAAGCTGCTGCGTCTGGCGTATGCCTTCGAGCAAGCAACGAACGCACGCAAGCCGCCGCCGGGTTTGCCCGAGCTGTGA